The Chitinimonas arctica region GGCACGGTTTTGCGCTATCATGCCGCGATCCTCTCTGCGAATTCATTGCCACCATGACCTGGCTCGCCCTCGTCCTTGCCCTCTTGCTCGAACAATTCCGCCCCATTGGCCGGGGCAATCTGTTTTATGGCGGATATCGCGGCTTTGCCGACGCGGTGGAACGCAATTTCAATGCCGGCGAGTACCAGCACGGCGTGGTCGGCTGGACATTGGCGGTGGCGACGCCGACCGCCATCGTCCTGCTGATCTGGGGCGGCTTGTTCCTGGTGCATTGGGCCGCCGCGTGGCTGTTCGGCTTGGCGGTGCTTTACGTCACCATGGGCTTTCGCCAGTTCAGCCCGGCATTTACCGGCGTGGCCGATGCATTGAAGGAAGACAAGCTCGACACCGCGCGCAGCCTGCTGGGTGGCTGGACGCGCGAGCCGGCCAGCGAGCTGCTGGAAACCGAGGTGGCCCGCGTGGCCATCGAACAGGGGCTGATCGACGCCTACCGGCATGTTTTCGGGCCGATGTTCTGGTTTATCGTCCTGGGTCCGGCCGGTGCCGTGGCATACCGTGCCACCACGATCCTGCAACTCAAATGGGGTGCCCGCGACCGCCGTCGCGGCGAACGCTTCGGCAACTTCGCCGACAAGGCGGCCAATCTGATCGACTGGCTGCCGATCCGGGCCACGGCGATCAGTTTTGCCATCGTCGGCGATTTCGAGGATGCCGCTTACTGCTGGCGCCAGCAGGCCGAGCGCTGGACCAGCGAAGCCTACGGCATCCTGCTGGCGGCCGGTGCCGGTGCCATCGGCGTGCGCCTGGGCATGCCGCTGCACCAGGAGCATACCGTACGCTTCAGGCCCGAACTCGGAATGGGCGAGGAAGCGGACGCCAATATGCTGGCCAGTGCGGTCGGTCTGGTTTGGCGTACCTTGCTGTTCTGGTTGATGGTGATCTTGCTGGTCACCCTGGCTGGCCACTTCGGACGTTTCACCGGCTGATCCGGCTTAAGCTTCACTTAAGCTGCCGCGAATAAGGTGTGAACCGTTGCCGGTGCGGGCGCAGGGCCCAAACCGTTGGTAACGTACACTTACCTTTGATTTGACCGGAGTTCACCATGAACAAGCTGCTTGCCGCACTGATCGCTTCCGCTTTTGCCTTTGTTTCCTTCGGTGCCGTTGCTGCCGACGCCGCTGCCCCGGCTGCAGCTCCTGCCGCCGCCGCTGCTCCAGCTGCTGAAGCCGCTGCCAAGCCCGCTGCTGAAAAGAAGGTGAAGAAGCACAAGAAGGCTGCCAAGCCTGCTGCCGAAAAGAAGGAAGAAGAAAAGAAGGAAGAAAAGAAGTCGTAATTCGACGCTTTTCGCCTGTCAAAAAGGACGACTTCGGTCGTCCTTTTTCTTATCATGGCTCCCTTACCAGGAGACATGAATGCCCAGCATCTTTTTCAACGACGGTCGCGAAATCGCTGTCGGCAATATCTTCTGCATCGGTCGCAACTACGCCGCCCACGCCGCCGAGCTGGGCAATCGCGTGGAACCCGAGCCGGTGGTCTTCCTGAAGCCGACCTCTGCCTTGCTACAAGTCGGTCAGGCCATTCAGCTACCGGATTTCTCCAGCGATGTGCACCACGAAGCCGAACTGGTGCTGGCCATTGGCCGAGGTGGCAAGCGCATTGATCGGGCAA contains the following coding sequences:
- a CDS encoding CobD/CbiB family protein, which encodes MTWLALVLALLLEQFRPIGRGNLFYGGYRGFADAVERNFNAGEYQHGVVGWTLAVATPTAIVLLIWGGLFLVHWAAAWLFGLAVLYVTMGFRQFSPAFTGVADALKEDKLDTARSLLGGWTREPASELLETEVARVAIEQGLIDAYRHVFGPMFWFIVLGPAGAVAYRATTILQLKWGARDRRRGERFGNFADKAANLIDWLPIRATAISFAIVGDFEDAAYCWRQQAERWTSEAYGILLAAGAGAIGVRLGMPLHQEHTVRFRPELGMGEEADANMLASAVGLVWRTLLFWLMVILLVTLAGHFGRFTG